In Mycoplasma mobile 163K, the genomic stretch TAATTAAACAATATAAATTTTAATAAAATAATCCTGGAGTTACTAGCATTCCAACTAAACCACCTACAATAGGCCCAACTGAAGGAATTCAAGAATATGATCAATTTGAAGAACCTTTATTTGGAATTGGTAAAATAGAATGCAAAATTCTTGGTATTAAATCTCTTGCTGGATTTAATGAATATCCTGTTGTTGAACCTAAAGATACAGCAATACCAAAAATTATTCATCCAACATTAAATGCTCCTGGTAATGCTCCTGTTATTATTCCTATTGTTGTTGTTGGAGAAGTTACTGAAGAAGTAAAACTTAAAATTAAAACTAAGATAAATGTTGCAATTATTTCAACATAAAAATTATTTCATTTACTTTTAATTGCAGGACTTGTAAAAAAAGTGGCTCCAACTGCATCAGCATCTTCAGTTGCCTTATAATGATTTCAATATAGGGAAATAACAATTAATTGTGCAGCTCCTGCTCCAAGAAATTCAGCTAGAATTGCTATAAAACCAAATTCTATAGGTAAATTTTTGTTAATCATATTTATAATTACAAAAACAGGATTAATCATTCCA encodes the following:
- a CDS encoding MIP/aquaporin family protein, which gives rise to MNNLGIFFGAEFIGTLILILIGNGVVASIALKKTKATGQGFLYASFGWMTAVFLGVMVSTSVASLGNINVPNGMINPVFVIINMINKNLPIEFGFIAILAEFLGAGAAQLIVISLYWNHYKATEDADAVGATFFTSPAIKSKWNNFYVEIIATFILVLILSFTSSVTSPTTTIGIITGALPGAFNVGWIIFGIAVSLGSTTGYSLNPARDLIPRILHSILPIPNKGSSNWSYSWIPSVGPIVGGLVGMLVTPGLFY